A window of Terriglobia bacterium genomic DNA:
CCTCGACCACCCGAACTGCATCCTGCTCGATGTCATGATGCCTCAACTGGGTGGTTTCATGTTATGCGAGATCCTCAAATCCGTTAAGCAGACGAAGTTGATTCCCATCCTATTCATGGGAACAAAGCCCCGACATGAGGTGTGGGCTACTGCCCAGGAATTGGGCGCGCTGGACTACCTGGAAAAACCCTTTACCATTGCGAAGATCTCCGATGCCGTGACCTGTGCCATGCAGGTGGCTCCGGTCGAACGCCGCAGGAGTCCTCGGGTCAACATGAGGGTGCCTATAACGATTCGAGGGAAGGACCTTCACGGGAACAAAATTGAAGTGGCGGCGGAGACCGTGGACGTCACCCGATACGGCGCCCTGATGAGGTTGCCGATTCAGATCGCAGTCGGCGAGGAGGTGGAAATCTGCCAGGCGTATCTGCCCGAATCGGGTGATGTCGCCGTTCGCACGATGGCCCGCATTGCCTGGACTGACGAGGAGGGGGTCATTGGTCCGTTTTGGCATGGTCTCGAGTTTCTGGATCCCTCTTCGCAATGGACCGAATCCAGATAGGCGTCGGGGTCAATGACCCCGGGACCGGGGAAACGGACCCTTCCGGTTTCTGGGAACAGGTCGGTGTCCTTTTTTCTCCACGATCTTGTGACAGGCGGGCTCGAACCGAACCGGAGATTGCTTCCCCGTGGGGACCCGGGGAAACAGCCGGAGACGCCTCCGTACGATAATGACGCTCGATGAAACACTTGTTTCGGTGTGGCGACAGTCGCTCGACGAGAAGAAACCCGCAGTCTCGCTGGAGAAGGATTCCAACCCGGTCAGAATGTTTCGTTCAAAAAAACTCCGGAGCGTCGAGTTCAATTTTGGGCCGTTTCAGCTTGTCGGCATCGAACAAAACCCCGCCACAGGATCCCGCTGGGCGGAACTCGCCCGGGCCGGAAACCGGATCATGCAGTTTCGATGTCAAGGCCGCTATGTGGCCAATGTATGCGAAGGCAAGGTGTTTCGTTATCCGGCCTGGAAGGGCTTGAAACTCCCTGAGTGACCAACCCACTCGGCCCCGATCCCGCGCCCCTGCCGACAAATCCCCAACAATTTCATCCCGGAGCCAACGCTGACCTTTTGTCCCAGAAATCCGTTTCCAGGGCATATGCAGATCCCCGCTTCAAGGACGCCTTAGGCGGTTCCAATCCTCTGGTTGGATCTTGCCACAAACCTCGTCTTGTGAGATGATTCACATGCTTTCGATCTATGATTTACTGGCGGGTTGCACGGTTCAACTCAATGGGGGGTGCCCCATCCCAATGGGTCTCTTCCCTTTCGTTGGTTCACATCACTCCCTTAACTGATTTCTTTCCTTGATTCCTTCTTAAGTTCAATGGTTTCCAACAATGGCATCTCGGACATGCACATGGAGGCAAACTTATGCGACCGTGGAAAATTTTGATGGGTCTAATTCTATTGTGTGGAGTGTCATTCGGTCAGAACTTCTCGCCGCAAAGGGATATTGTGTTTGGACAGGTGGCCGCGGGCGGGGACTACGAAACGGTCATCACGCTGACCAATCGGGGGACGCAGACCT
This region includes:
- a CDS encoding response regulator is translated as MDKKRLLVVDEEPQIVESLLKTFAPQYEVLVARSGEEAIRRAVLDHPNCILLDVMMPQLGGFMLCEILKSVKQTKLIPILFMGTKPRHEVWATAQELGALDYLEKPFTIAKISDAVTCAMQVAPVERRRSPRVNMRVPITIRGKDLHGNKIEVAAETVDVTRYGALMRLPIQIAVGEEVEICQAYLPESGDVAVRTMARIAWTDEEGVIGPFWHGLEFLDPSSQWTESR